The Sardina pilchardus chromosome 5, fSarPil1.1, whole genome shotgun sequence DNA window TAACAAGAAGTAGGGAAGAGGGCCACCCTGATCCTTGGCTTTTCCCTGTATAGAAgtacaacagcaaaaaaaaaagagagcgcaAGCTGTACAAACCCTATATACACTGTGTGCATATACATTATTCAGTATCTCCACTCCATCTTTGCCCAGGTTCTCCTGTACTTCCGAACATCAATACATCTGAAAATGTCTTTTGCTGTGGTTCGCTGTTGtagtctttttgtttttgttttgtcaaaCTTTTTGTTTGTTAGTATATTtttctgagtgtatgtgtatacatcgttttttggggggagagtttttttttttgcttaacgGTAATCACTTTGTGCTTGATGTTGGAGTTGTTCTGAGGCACTTGTAGAGCACAGTAAGGAGCTttggggaggaagggggggcggAGGGCGCTGGGTagatgggatggggggggggggggctccacaGAAGCTCCGTGGTCATCAGGTGGACAGGGCTGGACAGGAGATGGACGCCACATCACACATTCAGGATCTCAAACTCCTCCTCCGACTCAAACAGCTGGTCTGTGGACTCAATGAACTCTGTAGATTGAAGCACAGCGAGATATGCAGGTTCAAAGGCTTTACCACTCTGGTGTTGACACACAGGGATGTTTTTCCAAAAATGGGTTAAAACTATTGCTTGAAAATTCACAAAATTCCTTGAATACCACCCAGAAGGGAAGAATGGTTCACACAGAAAGCATCCATGTTTTCGGAAATGCAACGTTGGCTCTCTTCAGATTTAAGTGAGGCTCTTGCAATGCAATAATTGGCCTCTCAAATGTTTTTACGACCAGGAGGAACaaaaacggtgtgtgtgtgtgtgtgtgtgtgtgtgtgtgtgtgtgtgtgtgtgtgtgtatttgtgtgtgtgtccgagtacCTGCTCCTGTGGTCTGAACTTCTGGTTTGGTGGGTGGGACGAACGGTGGCCAGTGAGAAGGGTGTTTGTCCACCAGCTCAAACATCCGCAGATTCCTCTTCTTCAGGATTTCCTACAAAGTCAAGAGCAGAAGGACTTCTGAGTCTGAAACAactaattacctccgccaaggaggttacgttttcatcagggtttgtttctctgtttgttgtttatttgtttgttcaaaaagttatggatggatttcgatgaaattttcagggaaggtctgaaatgagcCAAGGAGGAAATGATTTtgagagtgatccgtatcaccgtctggatccagtagacggttatgttttcgcttggcggaggtttgcggtctctgagtgcttttctagtttaagaTTGGATTACCGGTATATACAATGAATACAAAAATGTCACTCATTAATGACACATACCTGTTGGATAAGGTTACACCAGCTGTCAAAGTCCTCTTCACTCTTACAGAAAAATCCCttgaggaaaaacaaacaaacattgaaGTCCATTATTAGCCATGACTCCATGACACACATTAACCGTATTCTCATTTCGTTACACATAGATTTAGTAATCCCTTAACAGATTTATGAAAAATAATTAAGTTAATTATAATGTTCACTGAGTCTCAAATGTCCCAACTAATCTAACAACAGTTAGATTAGACCTTGATGTACAATAACATGCAAATATGTGATCTCAAAGCCTTTTAATTAGTGAGTTTATTTTCACTAAGTACACTCACCAATGCCACAGATGGATCCAAGCTGGTGATCTTCATGTGAGGGATTCTTTGACAGTGGTAACTCTGGTCGTCCACTGATTCCAAGTCAACAGCCGGTTGTGTGTTATGGGGATCTAAATATATGAGTTCATCACCtagaaacaaacaaccaaacaaaatgaacaaaaaaaaaaaaaaaacaggagaggATTCAGccacacattttcattttagcTGCAAAAGTTTTCCCTAAAAGACTTAATGCCACACAGTGTAAGTCTTTCCCATGTCTTTTCCATGCAGTATACAGTCCCTTAAAGTCTATTCCATAGGCTAAGTATAATCAATAATACCTCACACAAATGATTGTGATTGTAGAGGTGTATAGTACAAAACATGGAGCTCACCTATGTATCCAATGAAGTAATACGCCAGGTTGGGCTTCCCCCCTAGTACACCACATGACTGGGgcattttgaaacactcctaTAGATCAAGATGAACAACGATTAATCAAAGCTACAATTTTAATGTGACAGACCAGACAGAAAATGGAACCAAGTCAAAACATGGTAGATGCTATTTATTCACAGTTATTTGTTTCTAGTAGTTTTTTTCCCTAACAAGCAGGCTACACAAGGCATGTAACTTATGCGCTCTGATGTAGAGTGTACAATTAGCCTCCACTATAACCAATGGACATGAAAACAGGCCGTAAAATCATAACGGTAGACATCCAAGacagacataaaacaaacaattacCACAGTACCTTGAGGGCTTGGATGTAGATGGGGTTGATGCTGTTGATGCCCATCCGCAGGGGGATGACCAGCAGAAGGGGCCTCCAGCGCGAGGACGGCTCCTGGGCGTGCGGCTGGGAGAAGGGCCAGGCCAGGGGTCTGGACGAGCAGCCCTGCTCCGCCGACTCTCCCGAAGCGCTCGGGCGACTCGGCCTGCTCTCGCGGTCTGCCTGCAGACACTGCTTCTCTAGGGTGGGTgacaagaggggagagagaagatgaatcAATAACCTGACTTACGGGTttgtaaaggagagagaagaagaagcaaGACACAAAAATCCCTGATATGACATGTTCAAAGACAGGGTATTGCATGTGCAGATTACTTCCTCTATGATGGAAATATCAGAAGGCACTAAGAACGTTGTAAGACAACATTTGGAGCTATGTGCATTTGAGAAACACACAGCATAATAACGACAGACTTACTTATGTCTTCAATCACCACAGTATTGTCCATTGCCACATATACAGCCAGAGAGTTCCACTCGTCAAACAAAGCAAGTTTCCTGTAGGCAGCAGaaggcaaacacactcacatttgcATTTGAGTG harbors:
- the atg4a gene encoding cysteine protease ATG4A, which codes for MEAVLAKYENQINVFSDYLEELPDSDEPVWILGECYNIKTEKSELLSDVRSRLWFTYRKKFSPIGGTGPCSDAGWGCMLRCGQMILGQALVCRHLGREWRWVSEGEQPTEYHRILHCFLDKKDSCYSIHQMAQMGVGEGKSVGEWYGPNTVAQVLRKLALFDEWNSLAVYVAMDNTVVIEDIKKQCLQADRESRPSRPSASGESAEQGCSSRPLAWPFSQPHAQEPSSRWRPLLLVIPLRMGINSINPIYIQALKECFKMPQSCGVLGGKPNLAYYFIGYIGDELIYLDPHNTQPAVDLESVDDQSYHCQRIPHMKITSLDPSVALGFFCKSEEDFDSWCNLIQQEILKKRNLRMFELVDKHPSHWPPFVPPTKPEVQTTGAEFIESTDQLFESEEEFEILNV